The Tamandua tetradactyla isolate mTamTet1 chromosome 8, mTamTet1.pri, whole genome shotgun sequence genome includes a window with the following:
- the TMPRSS4 gene encoding transmembrane protease serine 4 produces MDTDSDQPLNSLDITPLRKHRTPLETFKRVGVPIIAAVLSLVTIIVVAVLTKAVLDKYYFFCGRSLHFIPRRQACDSQQDCASGEDEQNCVKSFPNGPPVGVRLSKDRSTLQVLDPDTGVWASVCFDNFTEALAETACGQMGFDSKPTFRAVEIGPDQELNVIEITEHSRELQVQNSNGSCLSGSLVSLHCLACGENLKAPRVVGGEKASVDSWPWQVSVQYNRQHICGGSILDPHWILTAAHCFRKHLDVFNWKVRAGADKLDSFPSLPVAKIFIIGFNTTYPKEEDIALVKLQFPLTFSGTVRPICLPFFDEELAPATPLWIIGWGFTEQGGGKLSDALLQASVQVIDNTRCNAEDAYEGDVTEKMLCAGILEGGVDTCQGDSGGPLMYHSDQWQVVGIVSWGHGCGDPRTPGVYTKVTAYLNWIYSVRKSEL; encoded by the exons GATACTGACAGTGATCAACCCCTGAACAGCCTCG ATATCACCCCCCTGCGCAAACATCGGACCCCCTTGGAGACCTTCAAAAGGGTGGGTGTCCCCATCATTGCAGCAGTGCTGAGCCTGGTGACCATCATCGTCGTGGCTGTCCTCA CCAAGGCGGTCCTGGACAAATACTACTTCTTCTGCGGGCGGTCCCTCCACTTCATCCCGAGGAGGCAGGCGTGTGACAGCCAGCAGGACTGCGCCTCCGGGGAGGACGAGCAGAACTGCGTCAAGAGCTTCCCCAACGGGCCCCCGGTAGGAG tccgcCTCTCCAAGGACCGATCCACCCTGCAGGTGCTGGACCCGGACACGGGGGTCTGGGCCTCTGTCTGTTTCGACAACTTCACGGAAGCTCTGGCCGAGACAGCCTGTGGGCAGATGGGCTTTGACAG CAAACCCACCTTTAGAGCTGTGGAGATTGGCCCAGACCAGGAGTTGAATGTCATTGAAATTACAGAACACAGCCGGGAACTGCAGGTGCAGAACTCAAATGG GAGCTGTCTCTCGGGCTCCCTGGTTTCCCTGCACTGCCTTG CCTGTGGAGAAAACCTGAAGGCCCCTCGGGTGGTGGGCGGGGAGAAGGCCTCTGTGGACTCTTGGCCTTGGCAGGTCAGTGTCCAGTACAACAGACAACACATCTGTGGAGGGAGCATCCTAGACCCCCACTGGATCCTCACGGCAGCCCACTGCTTCAG GAAGCATCTCGATGTGTTTAACTGGAAGGTGAGGGCAGGTGCAGACAAATTGGACAGCTTCCCATCCCTGCCTGTGGCCAAGATCTTCATCATTGGCTTTAACACTACGTACCCCAAAGAGGAAGACATTGCCCTTGTGAAGCTTCAGTTCCCACTCACATTCTCAG GCACAGTCAGGCCCATCTGTCTGCCCTTCTTTGATGAGGAGCTTGCTCCAGCTACCCCACTTTGGATCATCGGATGGGGCTTTACGGAACAGGGTGGAG GAAAGCTGTCTGATGCACTGCTGCAGGCATCAGTCCAGGTCATTGATAACACACGTTGCAATGCAGAAGATGCATACGAGGGGGACGTTACCGAGAAGATGCTGTGTGCAGGCATCCTGGAGGGCGGTGTGGACACCTGCCAG GGTGACAGCGGTGGACCCCTGATGTACCACTCTGACCAGTGGCAGGTGGTGGGCATCGTGAGCTGGGGCCATGGCTGCGGGGACCCACGTACCCCAGGGGTGTACACCAAGGTCACAGCCTATCTCAATTGGATCTACAGTGTCCGGAAG TCTGAGCTGTAA